Proteins from a genomic interval of Physeter macrocephalus isolate SW-GA chromosome 21, ASM283717v5, whole genome shotgun sequence:
- the LOC102988107 gene encoding protein ARMCX6, which produces MGRAREVGWMAAGLMIGAGACYCVYKLTIGRDDGEKLEEEEEEWDDEQELDEEEPEIWFDFTTMARPWSEDGDWTEPGAPGGTEDRPSGGGKANRTHPVKQRPFPYERKNTWSAQSFKNFSCVLGLSKCPFIQGKVLLAQPRDTGFSFSHDINSHLASLSIAGNTIPIPDPAVEAFCAPDNLKASVENQGQLKMYINEVCRETVSLCCNSFLQQAGLNLLIIMTVINNMLAKSVSDLKFPLIPEGSECAEGHVVKPLMGLSEKPVLAGELLGAQMLLSFLSLFIRNANRQLLPAIPAS; this is translated from the coding sequence ATGGGCCGGGCTCGGGAGGTGGGTTGGATGGCGGCAGGACTGATGATTGGGGCAGGTGCCTGCTACTGCGTTTACAAACTAACCATAGGAAGAGATGACGGTGAGAagttggaggaggaggaagaggaatgggATGATGAACAGGAGCTTGATGAGGAGGAGCCCGAGATTTGGTTTGATTTCACAACTATGGCTCGGCCCTGGAGTGAGGATGGGGATTGGACTGAACCTGGGGCCCCTGGTGGCACCGAGGACAGGCCTTCAGGTGGGGGCAAGGCAAACCGAACACATCCTGTAAAACAGCGCCCATTCCCTTATGAACGGAAAAATACTTGGAGTGctcaaagctttaaaaatttcagttgtGTTCTTGGCCTCTCCAAGTGCCCTTTCATTCAGGGAAAAGTGTTGTTAGCTCAGCCCCGGGACACTGGTTTTTCATTTAGCCACGATATCAATAGTCATTTGGCCAGCCTCTCCATTGCTGGAAACACGATCCCTATTCCCGACCCTGCTGTTGAGGCTTTCTGTGCCCCGGATAACTTGAAAGCCAGTGTTGAAAATCAGGGCCAGCTTAAGATGTACATCAACGAAGTGTGTCGGGAGACTGTGTCACTTTGCTGCAACTCATTTCTGCAGCAGGCCGGATTAAATTTGTTAATAATCATGACAGTTATTAATAACATGCTTGCCAAGTCCGTTTCAGACTTGAAGTTTCCTTTGATACCAGAGGGAAGTGAATGTGCTGAGGGGCACGTTGTGAAACCCTTGATGGGTTTGTCTGAAAAGCCAGTCTTGGCGGGGGAGTTGCTGGGAGCCCAAATGTTGCTCTCCTTCCTGTCCCTCTTTATCAGGAACGCAAACAGACAGCTTCTCCCAGCAATCCCGGCCTCTTAA